GGATTTGAAATCTAATGAAGATTTAGAAGATATTTTAGACAATATCGCAGGCATTTTAGATGATGAATTGATAGGGTTTGGAGGCATTTCTGCATATAGTGCAAAGAGAAATAAAGAATATGCTTTTAGGAAAATGTCCTTGCTTGAGTATATGGATACGCTAAAAGTCAAAAAGCAGATTCATAATGAGCTTGTAAAAGAGCTTTATGAGGTTGATGAGATGGTGCAAAAAGACCTTTTGCTTGCTATTAAGGAAAGAAAGTTCTATGCCAGCGCATTAAAGAGTGTGGAAATTGACTTGCTCCAAAATGGGCTTGATGATTTTTCTAAGCCTTATTACATGAGGATTGGCAGGCTTAAGGACTCGCAGGACACAAGGGATTATGAGCATAAATTAAATGAGCTTGGCAAACATATAGAGAAACTTAAAAGTACTATTGATGGTGTTTTCAAGAAAGTTTCTCCTTTACAAAGAAGAATTTATACACAAGATGATGTAGAAAGTCAATTGGATTTTGAAATACCACAGGTTGAAATACCTAACGAGAGAGAACCGCTTACTCCTCCAGATAGGCAGCGAAAAAAAAGAAAGATAAGTGACGAGTGTGTTGTGGAATCTCATATGCCTCTTTTATTTAAGCTATTTTGGAAACAATAGGAGCTCTTTATGGTAGGTGCTTTTGGTATGTTTGTTATGATTATTTTTAGTATTTTTGGGCTTATCTTAGTGGCCATGTTTTGGTTTGCCGCTGTTATGATAGCTGGGTGTTGTGTCGTTTTGCTCTTATGTCTTAATCAACCCTATCCTTATGATATTATTTTGAGCAGCAGTTTTTTAGCTTTTATAGGCTATGTGGCATATCGACAATTAAAAAATAAGGAGCTTTCCATGCCTGTGCGAATAATAAAATTATATTATTGTAACAACTGCAGTTATAAGGTACTTCATACGCAGGGTGATGTGCTGCCACCCCTACCCCCATCAATATGCCCAAAGTGTAAGCAGGGCATTAAAAGTAAACTTCCTAAAGCGTTAGATTTATTAGACCCACGCTTATTCTTTTATACATTTAAAAAGGTTTAAGGTTTTAGTGTCTAAGGTATAGGTTCCATAATCGTAAAATTTTATAAATCTTAGATTTCATAAAATACAGAATCTGGCGCACAAAAGCACACAATTAAAGTAGTGCATCACAATATGGAATTATTTTTGCTAGAAGTGTGGAAATAGATTCTAAAAGGAATTAGAATACGCACTTAAAGGGATTTTATGAAAAAGCTATTAGTGATGATTGCTTGTGTGCTTTGTTTGAGCGAGGTGGCAAATGCGCTTGATTTAGCGCGTTTGCTTTTAACAGGGCGTCCTAGTGGGCATATGGGTATGTATTATCAAGGTATGACGGGCGGTGCGCCGAGCTTTGTAGATGCCAATGTCTCCTTAGCCTATGAGACACAACGCTTTCAAGGTATAGGGCTTGGCGGCTCTATGTGGGCTGCTACAAAGCTCTATCAGGCTCATGGAGGGGATTTTGCTAAAGTCAAAGATGGCTTTGTTTTTACAGAATTGTATGCGAGCTTTCTTAATCCTAATCGTATAAGCGTGTATGCAGGGCGATTTAAAACCGATAGCGAGTGGATTAAGCATTTCACACAAGGTGCGTCGGTTACTTATGAGGATATTGAAAATCTAAAAGTTGATTTTATATGGGCAAATAAAAATGCTTATGTAACCAATTATCGTATGGATAATTTTCAAAATCCCTATGGCAGCGTGGGCGCTATTTATCTTGGCGCGACTATCACACTGCCTGAATCTCCCCTGCAAATTACACCTTATATGTATGTAGCCCCTGATGATTTTACCTCATTTGGTGCAAAGGTGCTTGTGGCTGTGCCGGCTGGGAGCTTTACGCTCTTTGGCAAAATGCACTTTTTATCTTTTGTAAGCCGCAATGATAGGGTGATTGATTATTCAAGCACTAATGGCGATGGCGGCTTTGTGTGGCTTGAGGGTGGTGGAAAGTGGCAAGGCTTAAGCGCTGGAGGTGGGGTTCTCTCTGTGGCTGAAAATGGCGCTAGGGGCATTGACTCATTTGGTCAAAGCAGCCATTTTGAGCGGCGTGAGGGGTTGTTTTATAATAATGCCACAACACTTTATGGCTTTTTAGAATATGATTTAAAGCAATATGTGCAGCTTGATGCGGCTATTAGGCATACGACTGTAACGAATAAAAATATTTTTAACTGGGAGGTGGGCTTAGTCTCACAGCCTCAACATAATATTAAATTAGGTGTGAAAGTTATAGGAATGATAAATAATGCCGATTTTACCCTTGATAATTCCATTTTTGCTAATGACGGCAGGAATTATCTTATGACTCGTCTTTTTGGGCAAGTCAATTTTTAGTTTAAGGAGCAAGAATGAAAAAAGTGTATGTGTCTTTGGCTGTAGCAACTAGCCTAGCAGTAAGTATGAATGCGGCGGAAATTAATCCATTTGGACATTTAGGTGCGTTCTATCATCAAGGGCTTGGTGGAATGGGCGTGCTTGATAAAAATGGCAAAGAAGTGCAAGCAGCCTATGCGAATGTAAGCGCACGCGCAGGGATTGATATAGGACTTGGCTCAAATATTAGTATAGGGCTTGGCGGCTGGGGTGGCTATCCTTTCTATAGCACTGGTTTTAATCCATCAAGTGGCGATGAAGATTTGGTAGGTGAGAGCGCATTTCCTAAAAAAGGTGATGTTTCTGATGCGTATGTGCGCTATGATGGCACAACACTAAGCTTTGCGCTTGGACGCTTTGATATGGGAGAATTTTTCCTAGGTAAGGCAAAAGATTCTGAAACAAAGAGCTACACAGGTGTGGATTGGATTTATGGTAATGTGCAAGGCGGCGCGCTTAATGTGCAAGGCGGCGTGATGGGACTTTGGGCATATTGGAGAAACTCCGCACTTGGCGCAGGGCAAGCATACAATCGTATGGGCTATGAGCTATCAAGCTTTGATACTTACCAAAATTACAAGAATAGCACCGATATTGGCGAGCTTGTAGGCGCTGGACTAGACTTTGACTTTGGCGTGGTGAAACTCTCTCCATTTGTGTCATACTTGACAGATGTCAATACTTCTGTTGATAGCGTAAAAAATACCAATGGTGTAGATGATGTGCTAAATGCCGGTGCAAAGGCACAAATTGAGCTAGGTAGCGGGAATTTAAAGTCTATCACTACACTTCGCGCAGTATATGGCACAAGCAATATTACAGGCAAGGGCAATAGCACAAATGGCTTGACATTCTGGGCTGATGAAGAGCTAAGATTTAATGATATTTTTAAATTTGGTGCGGGCTATGTCTCACAAGATGAAAATTCCAATCTTTTAGATTTTGGTAATAGAGCGAGATTCTATGGCTATCGCAATGGTATGCCTAATATGTATGGCACTTATGGCAGCAACCTTGGCGCAGGCTATGGACAATCTACTTATTATGTATTTGGTGGTATAGAGGCTAAGCGCGTAGGGCTTGACTTGCTCTGGTCTGGTGGAGATTATAAAGAATTATCAGCCGTTGGCTCGCTTAAAATTTGGGAGAGAGGCGATAAACTCTACTTCACAGTGGGTGCTGGATATATCCATAATGAAGTGCCTGCAGGCAAAGACCAAAATTCTGTGCTAGCTTTTGGTAAGCTTGGATTCTAAGGCTATTGCAGCAATTTTAACTTCGCATTTTAGAGGCTAGATTCTATAATTCCGCGCTGTTGCTTTTGCTAGCACAAAAGCCGCGCGGTCTTGTTTGCTGGCAAGTGAATTGCCCTGCAACGCCTAAAGTATAAAGTTATAGCTGCTTTAAGCATCTATCAACTTATTTTTAAAGGCTAGATTCTATAAATTTATAGAATCTAGCCTGTCTATTACTTCTCATTTAGTTTAACTTCTAATTTGTTTTATTTTGCCCTCAATTTTCTGGCACTTAATTCACTCGCACACTCCCTTAAACAGAAGCATAGACAAAGCATGCTACAATCGCACTATTTATTTTGCCTATTTTTAAGGAATGGTATGAGCGTGGATTTAGGACAATATGATGTGGCAATTATTGGGCTAGGCGTGGCTGGGAGCAATCTTGCTGCGCTTTTAGAGCCTCATCTTAAAGTAATTGCTATTGATAAAAAAGATATGCAAGGGGATTGCTTTGATAGAGGCTTTCATAAGCCTTGCGGTGGGCTATTATCACAAGGCGCGCAAAAAGCCTTTGCTATGCAGGGCTTAAATCTCCCCAAATCCGTGCTAGTAAGCCCGCAAATTTTTGCCATTAATACCATTGACTTTGGCTACCCCTATGCCTCATATATCCAAAAATGCTATGTGAATATGGAGCGACATCGCTTTGATTTATGGCTTAAATCGCGCATTAAAGCGCATATTAGCGTATTTCATCGCGCCTCTTTTAAGGCTATAAAGCAAAACGAGCAGGGATTATATGAAGTGCATTTCACACAAAGGCAAAATGAGCTAATTTCTAACTATCACTGCCGCGCTAAGCTTGTAGTGGGCGCAGATGGCGCAGCTAGCCATATCCGCGCGTTTAGTTATCCTAATCTTAAGATTAAGAGTTTTATTTGCATTCAAGAATGGTATAAAGAGGGCAATACGCCCATGCTTTCATGCATTTTTGATAAAGATTTGACAAAAAGTTATAGCTGGAGTATGTCAAAAGATGATTATTTTATCTTTGGCGGCGCGTATGCGCATAAGGATTCTCAAAAAATGTTTAATGAGCAAGTAGCGCGACTAAAAAGCATAGGATTTCACTTTGGTAAGAAAATAAAGCGCGAATCTTGCCTCGTGCTACAGCCTACAAGGTGGCGTGATTTTCCGCGTGGGCATAGTGGGGTGTTTCTCATAGGTGAGGCAGCTGGATTTGTGAATGCAAGCACATTGGAGGGCATAAGCGGAGCTATGCACAGCTCTAGAATCTTAGCCCATATTTTAAATACAGAATCTATGCTTGATACAGATTCTATATTTACAGAATCTACGCACGCGCAAATCCCAAACAACGCGCTTTCCCCCTATGATGCGCTTAATAAATGGCGCAAAAATCTTCATACGCGCTACACAAAAGCCACGCGTATGTTAGTGCTAAAAACGCTTGTGCGCTCGTTTATGCGCTATCCATTTATGTTTATCCCATGTCTTAGACGCCTTATCCTGCGCTTGGGTGTGTTGAGCATTAGAGCGGGGTTAAGAGAGCATACTATTATTTAAAAATTAGTCGATATAATCGCTAGAAATTTATCATTTTTTTAAGGTATAAAATAATGAAAAGATATTTATTTATGCTTTTTATGGCGATTTGTGTGGCGTATGCAGGTGAGAGCGGAGGCTTTATAGGCGGGAGTTTAAGCTTAAATAACACCCACTATAGCGGCACTTACAGCGCGGTAAGTAATGGCATAATCACGCAATACCCACATAGCAATGATTCTAGCGATAAATTTGGGCTATCTGTGCGTTTTGGTTATCAAAAATTTAGTGCCGATTCGCGCTTTGGTGGTAGATTCTATGTTGAATACAACAATAATGGCTATGCGGCATATCGCGATGAGGGTGGCAAGGCGCATAAAATGGACGCTTACGCGCTTGGGCTAAATGCTGATGTGCTTTTTGAGCTTGTGAGCTTAAATGGCGTGGTGCTTGGGATTTTTGCCGGTGGAGGCGTGGTGTTTGATAATCATAAATTTACAAACGCGCAATATGCCATTTATCAAGAAAATCCTTATGTAAATAGAGGCGCGACTTTAAGCGGATATGGACTTGCTTATCAAGGTGGCGTATCGCTTAGCTTTGCGGGCAAACATCGCTTGGAGTTTGAAATAAAGCGCAGCGGGGTGGTGAGTGATTATGATTCTGGCTTTATATATGTAGGTGCAAATGCGGAGCGGCTGGAGCTTGAAGCGCGCGGCTTTTTGAGCTATAGAGTGAATTATGCGTATGTGTTCTAGGAGGTGTAAGGTGAAAAAAATATACTTTTTTATGCTCTCTTTGGTGCTTTTATGCACAGCACAAGATGCAGATACCAAAAATGGCGCATTTTTTGCCATAGGTGGCAGCTACACTCCACAAATGCACTATGATATAGAATCTAGCACGCTCAAAACGCCACTTTACACAGGTGGTATCAAATATGGGGCGCGGCATTATTTTGGCAATATGCTGGGCTTGCGCCTGTATATTCCCATAGAGGGCGGACATAGCAATTTTGGCGATGTGTATAATCCCACAAACGCGAGCTTTGCCTCCATTGGTATGGGTGGAGATATACTTTTTGATATTGGCTCATCTAGGCGCAGTATAGGGATTTTTGCCGGTGGTGAAGTGGGCTATGCGTATTATTGGCTAGATTCTATGCACGCGCGCGGTGTGCAAAGCAATGTCCATTTAGGCATAGCACTTAATTTTAATCCGCGATTTGCCCTGCATTTGGGCGTGAAGCAATACATCAACCGCCCGCAGCAAGAAAAGCTTGTCATAAGTTCGTCTATAAGCGACTATGGTGGGTTTGTGGATTTTGTCTTTAAGCTTGATAATGGCAGCATTTCACGCGAGCAGGCATTAAGAAATGAAATATATGAAAAACAAGCCAAAGAGCGCTCTCTTGCTGAAGAGCAGCGCATTTCACAGGCGCAATCTAGCAGTGCAGGCAGTGCCTCTAGTGGAAATGGCTTTCTGGGCGCATTTTTTGGGAGTATTATTGGCTCAATTATTGGCAATAACTCATCGTATTCAAGAGGCTATTATTATGCCCCGCCTCCATTATATGCGCCTCGCCCACCCGCTACGCCGCGATTAAAAAATTTCTAGCCCTGCAAACTTATGGCTCTTACTCCTTTGGCGACTACTGATTTATCATTGGCTAATTTTTCTCCCACTCATTTCGCGCCTATTTTGCCAAAGGAGGTGCTTTATATTTTAAAGACATTGCATAAGGCAGGCTATGAGGCTTATATCGTGGGCGGCTGCGTGCGTGATATGATTTTGTGTGAAATGCACCATTGGAATAAAATACCTCACGATTATGATATTACTACTTCTGCGCTGCCCAAACAGGTTATGGAGCTTTTTGCCCATACTATCCCTACAGGGCTAAAATATGGCACGGTGAGCGTGCTTATAAATAAGCAAAGTTATGAGGTTACGACATTTCGCGTAGATGGGGATTATAGCAATTTGCGCGCGCCAGATTCTATAAGCTTTTCACGCTCGCTATTAGAGGATATAAAGCGGCGTGATTTTAGCATAAATGCGCTAGCATATTCTATAGAATCTGGGCTAGTTGATGAAGTAAATGGCGTGCAGGATTTGCAGCGAGGGATTATAGCGTGTGTGGGAGATGCGTTTTTGCGCTTTAATGAGGACGCGTTGCGTATTTTGCGTGCTTTGCGCTTTGCTTCACAGCTTGGTTTTAGCATACAAGCCCATACCAAAGACGCCATTTGTGCGCTAGCACCTAATCTTAAATATATAGCAAGTGAGCGCATAAGGGTAGAGCTTACTAAGATGCTCTGTGGGCAGTATGCGCATAGAATCTTGCGCGAATTTAAGGAGCAAATCGCCATTGTAGCGCCTGTGCAAAATGCGCAAAATTATCAACCGCACAGCCACCCAAAACTCGCTTGGGCAGCGTTTTTGCATAATATAGACATAGGGGAGTGCAGAGAAGTTTTAGGGCGATTAAAATTTGATAATAAAACAAAAAGATATATTTTAACTTTGCTTGCATATTATGATATGTCCTTTAGCTTAAGCCCCCTCGCACTTAGGCGTATGCTTGTGGCGCTAGGTGGGCGAGGTGTGCCAAATGCGCTAGAGGAGATAAATGCTAAGAATATTATGCGTGATATTTGCGTGCTTAATGCTAATAGAGCGGGCGTGGAGGCGTTTAGGGCATTGGTGCTAGATACACTTCATTCATCTTTGCCGCTAAGTCTTAAAGAGTTAGCCATAAATGGCACGCATTTAGCTCAATGCGGCATAGCAGGTAGGCAAATAGGCAAAATGCTTTCTATATTGCTTGATGAGGTGCTGCAAGAGCGGCTAGAAAATACGCCTCATGCCCTTATATCGCGCGTCTTGCGATTAAAGGGGGAATAATCTTTTTTTAATTATAATGGCGCATTTCTTTCAAAGGATTGTAATGGTTATAAAACCCTCATACACTAAAGATGGCATTGTATATTTCGCCCCCCCCCCAGTTAAATATTCATAATCCTTTTCAAGCACCGCACAATCTTATCGCAAATGATTTTATAAGCGCGCCGCATATGCATTTCCCAAAAGAGGGACTAGAGATGTTATATGCAGCTGAAAATAGACATTTTTGGCATATTGCTCGATGTGAGTTTATCTACAATGAAGTGCTAAGGGCATTTCGTAGATTCTATAAACTATCGCCCCACACGCAAAATATAAAATCTGCAAATACAGAATCTACATATTTTCAAGAGGATTATAAAAATGCTAAAATCTTAGATGTGGGCGCTGGTACGGGGAGTGTGACACGATATTTTTTGCGCAATGGCTTTAAGCATATTGCGCTAGGGGAAATCTACCCGCAAGGCTTAGAGTATGCCAAAAGTTATGGCATTTCACAACTATTTTGTATGGATTTGCTTGATGTGCCTTTTAGAGATGAGTTTGATTGCATTTTTGCTTTTGATGTGATTGAGCATATTGAAAATGATACATTGGTGTTGCAAAATATGAGAAAAATGCTTAAAAAACATGAGAGGAGTTTTATCGCCATAAGCGTGCCTGCGCACAAATGGCTATGGAATGCGCATGATGAGCTGCTTTACCACAAGCGGCGATATACTAAAAAGCATTTGGTTTCACTTCTGCAAAAATGTGGCTTTAAGATAGAATCTGCGCGATATTTTTTCACTGCTATTACGCCGCTTTTGTATTTGCGAGCGCTGCTTAATCCCGCTCACAAAGCGCACAAGCAAGCGCATACGCCCCTGCGAGATGTGCCTCCGCCTTTTTTATTCAATAAATTGCTTTTGCATTTATGTCGCTTTGAGAATACTTTACAGAATCTAGCGTCCTCTTTTAGTGCGCCATTTGGCGGCTCGCTTTTTGTGATTGCACGAGTGGCAAAGTAGGATTATTTGACTTTTTCGAGGTATTCGCCTGTTTCGGTATTGACTTTAATTTTTTCACCCTCTAAAATATGGAAAGGCACTTGCACCACAGCACCTGTTTCAAGCGTGGCAGGCTTTTTACCTCCGCTGCTTGTATCGCCTTTAAAATTTGGCGCAGTCTCTGTAATGGTAAGCTCCACTACAAG
This DNA window, taken from Helicobacter jaachi, encodes the following:
- a CDS encoding CCA tRNA nucleotidyltransferase, with protein sequence MALTPLATTDLSLANFSPTHFAPILPKEVLYILKTLHKAGYEAYIVGGCVRDMILCEMHHWNKIPHDYDITTSALPKQVMELFAHTIPTGLKYGTVSVLINKQSYEVTTFRVDGDYSNLRAPDSISFSRSLLEDIKRRDFSINALAYSIESGLVDEVNGVQDLQRGIIACVGDAFLRFNEDALRILRALRFASQLGFSIQAHTKDAICALAPNLKYIASERIRVELTKMLCGQYAHRILREFKEQIAIVAPVQNAQNYQPHSHPKLAWAAFLHNIDIGECREVLGRLKFDNKTKRYILTLLAYYDMSFSLSPLALRRMLVALGGRGVPNALEEINAKNIMRDICVLNANRAGVEAFRALVLDTLHSSLPLSLKELAINGTHLAQCGIAGRQIGKMLSILLDEVLQERLENTPHALISRVLRLKGE
- a CDS encoding class I SAM-dependent methyltransferase, which translates into the protein MLYAAENRHFWHIARCEFIYNEVLRAFRRFYKLSPHTQNIKSANTESTYFQEDYKNAKILDVGAGTGSVTRYFLRNGFKHIALGEIYPQGLEYAKSYGISQLFCMDLLDVPFRDEFDCIFAFDVIEHIENDTLVLQNMRKMLKKHERSFIAISVPAHKWLWNAHDELLYHKRRYTKKHLVSLLQKCGFKIESARYFFTAITPLLYLRALLNPAHKAHKQAHTPLRDVPPPFLFNKLLLHLCRFENTLQNLASSFSAPFGGSLFVIARVAK
- a CDS encoding FAD-binding protein; the protein is MSVDLGQYDVAIIGLGVAGSNLAALLEPHLKVIAIDKKDMQGDCFDRGFHKPCGGLLSQGAQKAFAMQGLNLPKSVLVSPQIFAINTIDFGYPYASYIQKCYVNMERHRFDLWLKSRIKAHISVFHRASFKAIKQNEQGLYEVHFTQRQNELISNYHCRAKLVVGADGAASHIRAFSYPNLKIKSFICIQEWYKEGNTPMLSCIFDKDLTKSYSWSMSKDDYFIFGGAYAHKDSQKMFNEQVARLKSIGFHFGKKIKRESCLVLQPTRWRDFPRGHSGVFLIGEAAGFVNASTLEGISGAMHSSRILAHILNTESMLDTDSIFTESTHAQIPNNALSPYDALNKWRKNLHTRYTKATRMLVLKTLVRSFMRYPFMFIPCLRRLILRLGVLSIRAGLREHTII
- a CDS encoding outer membrane beta-barrel protein codes for the protein MKKIYFFMLSLVLLCTAQDADTKNGAFFAIGGSYTPQMHYDIESSTLKTPLYTGGIKYGARHYFGNMLGLRLYIPIEGGHSNFGDVYNPTNASFASIGMGGDILFDIGSSRRSIGIFAGGEVGYAYYWLDSMHARGVQSNVHLGIALNFNPRFALHLGVKQYINRPQQEKLVISSSISDYGGFVDFVFKLDNGSISREQALRNEIYEKQAKERSLAEEQRISQAQSSSAGSASSGNGFLGAFFGSIIGSIIGNNSSYSRGYYYAPPPLYAPRPPATPRLKNF
- a CDS encoding Opr family porin encodes the protein MKKLLVMIACVLCLSEVANALDLARLLLTGRPSGHMGMYYQGMTGGAPSFVDANVSLAYETQRFQGIGLGGSMWAATKLYQAHGGDFAKVKDGFVFTELYASFLNPNRISVYAGRFKTDSEWIKHFTQGASVTYEDIENLKVDFIWANKNAYVTNYRMDNFQNPYGSVGAIYLGATITLPESPLQITPYMYVAPDDFTSFGAKVLVAVPAGSFTLFGKMHFLSFVSRNDRVIDYSSTNGDGGFVWLEGGGKWQGLSAGGGVLSVAENGARGIDSFGQSSHFERREGLFYNNATTLYGFLEYDLKQYVQLDAAIRHTTVTNKNIFNWEVGLVSQPQHNIKLGVKVIGMINNADFTLDNSIFANDGRNYLMTRLFGQVNF
- a CDS encoding outer membrane beta-barrel protein, translating into MKRYLFMLFMAICVAYAGESGGFIGGSLSLNNTHYSGTYSAVSNGIITQYPHSNDSSDKFGLSVRFGYQKFSADSRFGGRFYVEYNNNGYAAYRDEGGKAHKMDAYALGLNADVLFELVSLNGVVLGIFAGGGVVFDNHKFTNAQYAIYQENPYVNRGATLSGYGLAYQGGVSLSFAGKHRLEFEIKRSGVVSDYDSGFIYVGANAERLELEARGFLSYRVNYAYVF